The following proteins are co-located in the Opitutaceae bacterium genome:
- a CDS encoding glucose-6-phosphate isomerase yields the protein MSWSRFKKYLYQNPDLGLSVDISRIPFPDGFLATMEKPMQSAYAAMKALETGAISNPDENRMVGHYWLRAPELAPTAGLKAEISQTLGAIKAFASKVHEGVVHGPSGKFTHLLVVGIGGSALGPQFVHHALGRPGKDRMAVSFFDNTDPDGIDYVLAGLAGRLPTTLVVVISKSGGTPETRNGQLEAAMAFKAAGLDFSRHAVAVTGAGSRLDQTAEKEGWLARFPMWDWVGGRTSELSAVGLLPAALQGIDIDALLAGASAVDTVTRGTTTSENPAALIALMWYFATEARGSKDMVVLPYKDRLLLFSRYLQQLVMESLGKELDLQGRVVNQGIAVYGNKGSTDQHAYVQQLREGVNNFFVTFIEVLKDRAGTSLEVDPGVTSGDYLQGFLLGTRDALSEKDRSSLTITVNEISPRTIGMLIALYERVVGLYASLIGINAYHQPGVEAGKKAAGGVLVIKVKVAAALASMPGKAHTPESLAAHIGAPEHTEQVYKILERLVANGLAKRQGKSPWYESTYSV from the coding sequence ATGAGCTGGTCCCGATTCAAGAAATACCTGTACCAGAACCCCGATCTCGGCCTTTCCGTCGACATCAGCCGCATCCCGTTTCCGGACGGATTCCTGGCGACAATGGAAAAGCCGATGCAGTCGGCTTACGCTGCGATGAAAGCTTTGGAAACGGGCGCCATTTCCAATCCGGACGAAAATCGAATGGTGGGACACTATTGGCTAAGGGCTCCCGAACTTGCTCCAACCGCCGGATTGAAGGCAGAGATCTCTCAGACTCTGGGTGCGATCAAGGCGTTCGCCTCAAAGGTGCACGAGGGCGTGGTACATGGTCCTTCAGGCAAGTTCACCCATCTGCTGGTGGTCGGCATCGGGGGATCCGCGCTCGGCCCGCAGTTTGTTCATCATGCGCTGGGCCGCCCCGGCAAGGACCGCATGGCCGTCTCCTTCTTCGACAACACGGACCCCGATGGCATCGACTACGTTCTCGCCGGCCTCGCTGGCAGGCTTCCCACGACTCTGGTCGTGGTGATTTCAAAATCGGGCGGCACCCCGGAGACCCGCAACGGCCAGCTTGAGGCCGCAATGGCATTCAAGGCGGCGGGACTCGATTTCAGCCGGCATGCGGTTGCTGTGACAGGGGCGGGCTCGAGGCTCGACCAGACCGCCGAAAAGGAGGGATGGCTTGCACGATTTCCCATGTGGGACTGGGTTGGAGGCCGCACTTCGGAGCTGAGCGCAGTCGGCCTGCTGCCAGCCGCGCTTCAGGGCATCGATATCGATGCCCTGCTCGCGGGTGCATCCGCTGTCGACACCGTCACCCGCGGCACGACCACCTCGGAAAATCCCGCCGCGTTGATTGCATTGATGTGGTACTTCGCCACAGAGGCTCGCGGATCGAAGGACATGGTTGTGCTCCCCTACAAGGACCGTCTGCTGCTCTTCTCACGTTATCTCCAGCAGCTCGTGATGGAATCCCTTGGAAAGGAGCTCGATCTTCAGGGCCGCGTCGTGAATCAGGGCATCGCGGTTTACGGAAACAAGGGCTCCACGGACCAGCACGCCTATGTCCAGCAGCTCCGGGAGGGCGTTAACAACTTCTTCGTCACCTTCATCGAAGTCCTGAAGGATCGCGCCGGCACCTCGCTCGAGGTCGATCCTGGAGTAACCTCCGGCGACTACCTCCAGGGGTTCCTGCTCGGAACACGCGATGCCCTGTCGGAGAAGGATCGCTCTTCGCTGACCATCACCGTGAACGAGATTTCACCGCGAACGATCGGCATGCTCATCGCCCTCTACGAGCGGGTTGTCGGACTGTACGCTTCCCTGATCGGCATCAACGCCTACCACCAGCCCGGAGTCGAGGCTGGGAAGAAGGCGGCGGGCGGCGTGCTCGTCATCAAGGTCAAGGTGGCGGCTGCACTGGCATCCATGCCGGGCAAGGCTCACACGCCGGAATCGCTGGCCGCGCACATTGGCGCCCCCGAACACACAGAACAGGTCTACAAGATCCTCGAGCGCCTGGTCGCCAATGGCCTTGCCAAAAGACAAGGCAAAAGCCCTTGGTACGAAAGCACTTATTCCGTATGA
- the scpB gene encoding SMC-Scp complex subunit ScpB, whose translation MAFNLQKVLKALLFSSSQPLAIKDIQAAFARFHEQAVLPLAPARDTDAPAPSQSSTEVNSGADTSAGQDSSASADAQAVESPATEPEPAVTEPESVELYLDVPSLVTATQIREAMEALAAAIREENGVFLLVEGPTGYRLVTHPRYARWIRILRDEPPPVKLTQSALETLAIIAYRQPVTRTEIETIRGVSAEAGLGKLLERDMIYVVGRADLPGRPLQYGTTDRFLDFVGVKSLVELPSSDVLSPRQIDEWLKSAINPKPLTDAEMGLPLEEGEGSSPNRESVAIEHAVPGPAELPDIEAPDEGGRGSVMEITPTPLAEAPKDDQKNSHSA comes from the coding sequence ATGGCGTTCAATCTTCAGAAAGTACTCAAGGCGCTCCTCTTTTCGTCGAGCCAGCCTCTTGCCATCAAGGACATTCAGGCTGCCTTCGCACGGTTTCATGAACAGGCTGTACTGCCTCTGGCGCCGGCGCGGGATACGGATGCGCCGGCTCCCTCCCAGTCCTCGACCGAAGTCAATTCAGGCGCTGACACTTCCGCGGGCCAGGATTCATCGGCATCGGCGGATGCACAGGCAGTCGAAAGTCCAGCAACTGAACCCGAGCCGGCGGTTACCGAACCGGAGAGTGTCGAATTGTACCTGGATGTGCCGTCGCTGGTGACGGCGACGCAGATTCGGGAGGCGATGGAAGCGCTTGCCGCTGCGATTCGCGAGGAGAATGGCGTCTTCCTGCTCGTCGAGGGCCCAACGGGCTACCGTCTGGTCACGCATCCCCGCTACGCGAGATGGATTCGCATCCTGCGCGATGAGCCTCCGCCGGTGAAGTTGACGCAATCGGCGCTGGAGACTCTGGCGATCATCGCCTACCGCCAGCCTGTCACGCGCACGGAGATTGAAACGATCCGGGGAGTTTCCGCGGAGGCGGGGCTGGGCAAGCTCCTGGAGCGCGACATGATCTATGTCGTCGGGCGGGCCGACCTGCCCGGCCGGCCGCTGCAATACGGGACGACGGACAGATTTCTCGATTTCGTCGGCGTGAAATCCCTCGTGGAGCTTCCGTCCTCAGACGTGCTGTCGCCCCGTCAGATTGACGAGTGGCTGAAGAGCGCGATCAATCCGAAACCCCTTACGGATGCGGAAATGGGCCTGCCACTCGAGGAAGGCGAGGGTTCCTCACCCAATCGTGAGTCGGTTGCCATTGAACATGCGGTCCCGGGACCGGCGGAGTTGCCGGACATTGAGGCGCCGGATGAAGGGGGGCGGGGCAGTGTGATGGAAATCACGCCGACGCCGCTTGCGGAAGCGCCGAAGGACGATCAGAAGAATTCACATTCGGCCTGA
- a CDS encoding sigma-70 family RNA polymerase sigma factor — translation MPPASMADQEKALPTDHNSADAESDLIARARNGEAQAFGLLMQSHHEGVFRRVFSIVRNHEDARDLCQDIWFSAWKQLGSFRGEARFATWMFTLATRRAIDHVRKRRRWFDRFLPFSRNDGDSTTAHEMEFPDPGPGPSEHVEEHERAERLEKALAGLPAVPRAVLAMRELEGLSYAEIAATLNCPVGTVMSRLHHARRLLLKQLKDLPCD, via the coding sequence ATGCCGCCAGCCTCCATGGCCGATCAGGAAAAGGCCCTCCCCACAGACCACAATTCCGCCGATGCCGAATCAGACCTGATCGCGCGGGCGCGGAATGGCGAGGCGCAGGCATTTGGCCTGCTCATGCAATCGCACCATGAAGGGGTATTCAGGCGGGTCTTCTCCATTGTCCGCAATCACGAGGATGCCCGCGATCTCTGCCAGGACATCTGGTTCTCCGCATGGAAACAATTGGGGAGCTTTCGAGGCGAGGCACGGTTCGCGACCTGGATGTTCACTCTCGCGACGCGGCGCGCGATCGATCACGTGCGGAAACGCCGCCGCTGGTTCGACCGTTTCCTGCCCTTCAGCCGGAACGACGGCGATTCAACGACCGCACATGAAATGGAATTCCCGGATCCGGGGCCCGGCCCCAGCGAGCATGTCGAAGAACACGAGCGGGCGGAGCGTCTCGAAAAGGCGCTCGCCGGGCTGCCCGCAGTTCCACGCGCCGTGCTCGCCATGCGTGAGCTCGAAGGTTTATCCTACGCCGAAATCGCCGCCACGCTCAACTGCCCGGTCGGAACCGTCATGTCCCGCCTCCACCACGCCCGTCGACTTCTGCTCAAGCAACTCAAGGATCTGCCATGCGACTGA
- the pheA gene encoding prephenate dehydratase has product MDLAHIRSQIDSLDLQIVELLNQRLSLAAEIGKVKRSQGGRIYVAEREDAVFRKVCELNRGPIKNDALKAIYREIMSAAIALEKPLLIAFLGPEATNTHAAAMKKFGASVDYHAMTSIGDIFTAVEKGEADYAVIPIENSTEGSVRETLDCFVESDLKIVAQVYLEITHALISNSSIEKIQKVYSKDQAIAQCRNWLQRHLPHAQLIDAASTSRAVQIAREETGAAAIASELAAQFHGVPVVAKNIQDKADNTTRFFVLGKKPSGHVGNGRDISSFLISLGDEASGRSGALLKMLMPLAERGINLSKIESRPSKKRPWDYYFFIDVKGHFDEPELKQALSELKAFCPLVKWLGSYPSVA; this is encoded by the coding sequence ATGGACCTCGCACACATTCGTTCCCAGATAGACTCCCTCGACCTGCAGATTGTCGAACTGCTGAATCAGCGTCTTTCACTTGCCGCGGAAATTGGGAAAGTGAAGCGCAGCCAGGGCGGACGCATCTATGTGGCGGAGCGGGAGGATGCGGTGTTCCGGAAAGTGTGCGAGTTGAACCGCGGTCCGATCAAAAACGACGCGTTGAAGGCCATCTACCGCGAAATCATGTCGGCGGCGATCGCGCTGGAGAAGCCGCTGCTCATCGCGTTTCTTGGCCCGGAGGCGACGAACACGCACGCCGCCGCGATGAAGAAGTTCGGCGCGAGCGTGGATTACCACGCCATGACGTCGATTGGGGACATCTTCACCGCCGTTGAAAAGGGTGAGGCGGACTATGCGGTGATTCCGATCGAGAATTCGACGGAGGGCAGTGTGCGCGAGACGCTCGACTGCTTCGTTGAGAGCGATCTGAAGATCGTTGCGCAGGTGTATCTGGAGATCACTCACGCCCTGATTTCGAACTCGTCGATTGAGAAGATCCAGAAGGTGTATTCCAAGGATCAGGCCATTGCGCAGTGTCGCAACTGGCTGCAGCGCCACCTGCCGCACGCCCAGTTGATCGATGCTGCCAGCACCTCGCGGGCCGTGCAGATCGCCAGGGAGGAAACCGGTGCAGCGGCAATCGCGAGTGAACTTGCCGCCCAGTTCCACGGGGTCCCGGTCGTCGCGAAAAACATCCAAGACAAGGCTGACAACACGACTCGTTTTTTTGTGCTCGGCAAGAAACCCTCGGGCCACGTTGGCAATGGGCGGGACATCTCCAGCTTTCTGATTTCCCTTGGCGATGAGGCGTCAGGACGCTCGGGCGCGCTGCTCAAGATGCTCATGCCGCTTGCAGAACGCGGGATCAATCTCTCGAAGATCGAATCGCGGCCGAGCAAGAAACGCCCCTGGGACTACTATTTCTTCATCGACGTAAAAGGCCACTTCGACGAACCCGAACTGAAGCAGGCCCTCTCCGAATTGAAGGCATTTTGTCCCCTTGTGAAGTGGTTGGGAAGCTACCCGTCTGTGGCCTAG
- the rsmI gene encoding 16S rRNA (cytidine(1402)-2'-O)-methyltransferase yields MTDASHNRSLVPTPGHLYVIATPIGNLADVSERARALLGAVDVVACEDTRTTGALLSRFGLRRELVSYHEHNEEKVADELAERIRGGASVAVVSDAGTPGLSDPGFRLVRACRRLGLPVVPVPGPTALAAVLSASGLPTHGFLFVGFLPPRSAARTAFLNKYRDFDYTLVVYESCHRILKFADEIVACLGPDRVVCIAKEVTKLHELFLVGRSGEVRERLATVSIKGEFVALIAPPSFTL; encoded by the coding sequence ATGACTGACGCGTCTCACAACCGCTCGCTCGTGCCGACACCGGGGCATCTGTACGTCATCGCAACACCGATCGGAAATCTCGCCGACGTATCCGAACGCGCCAGAGCTCTTCTTGGCGCCGTGGATGTCGTGGCATGCGAAGACACACGCACGACAGGCGCTCTGCTCTCACGTTTTGGACTGCGCCGCGAGTTGGTTTCCTACCACGAACACAATGAGGAGAAGGTGGCCGATGAACTCGCCGAGCGAATCCGCGGCGGAGCATCAGTGGCGGTTGTCAGCGACGCGGGAACACCCGGCTTGAGCGACCCCGGCTTTCGCCTCGTCAGGGCCTGCCGCCGACTGGGTCTTCCCGTGGTTCCGGTGCCGGGCCCCACCGCGCTGGCGGCCGTACTGAGCGCCTCCGGTCTGCCCACCCACGGTTTTCTGTTCGTGGGTTTCCTTCCGCCAAGATCCGCCGCACGAACCGCTTTTCTCAACAAGTATCGCGATTTTGACTACACCCTTGTGGTCTATGAAAGCTGCCATCGCATCCTCAAGTTTGCCGATGAAATCGTGGCATGCCTGGGACCTGATCGTGTCGTCTGCATCGCCAAGGAGGTGACCAAGCTCCACGAACTGTTCCTCGTTGGACGTAGCGGCGAAGTCCGCGAGCGGCTCGCGACTGTCAGCATCAAGGGGGAGTTTGTCGCCCTGATTGCCCCTCCTTCCTTCACACTTTGA
- a CDS encoding zf-HC2 domain-containing protein, giving the protein MSTCRTIEPLLLSEPDGGLTVDELAELEAHCAACASCGRQRRLLSAASAAMRKASLEAAVPSASAEWTTLQDRIRARRPANSPRTSSPWFRWGVPALSLGAAAALALVLHFRAPASSMNSRGPLAHADFVQADGATSTLVYVDPESGWLIVWADSPAAQLKG; this is encoded by the coding sequence ATGTCCACATGCCGCACAATTGAACCCCTGTTGCTGAGCGAGCCCGATGGCGGCCTTACCGTCGACGAACTCGCGGAGCTGGAGGCCCATTGCGCGGCATGTGCATCCTGCGGTCGACAACGCCGGCTGCTTTCCGCCGCCTCGGCGGCGATGAGGAAGGCCAGTCTTGAGGCAGCGGTGCCTTCCGCCAGCGCCGAATGGACAACACTGCAGGACCGCATCCGCGCACGGCGTCCGGCAAATTCTCCCAGGACCTCAAGTCCGTGGTTTCGATGGGGCGTTCCAGCTCTTTCCCTCGGAGCCGCCGCAGCCCTTGCCCTCGTGCTGCATTTTCGCGCGCCGGCTTCGTCGATGAATTCCCGCGGACCACTTGCCCACGCCGACTTTGTCCAGGCTGACGGTGCCACATCGACGCTCGTCTACGTCGATCCCGAAAGCGGCTGGCTCATCGTCTGGGCGGATTCACCGGCCGCTCAATTGAAAGGATAG
- the ilvD gene encoding dihydroxy-acid dehydratase — protein MSSTADPQRPYSSIVLDGPDRAPNRSMLRAVGFKDGDFKKPVVGIASTWSMVTPCNMHIDQLAREAEAGANAAGGKAIIFGTITVSDAISMGTSGMRYSLVSREVIADSIETVTGAEGFDALVTIGGCDKNMPGCVMAMTRLNRPSVFVYGGTILPGIHPDSKAECDIVSVFEAVGRHAAHTLDDKGLATIEGCSIPGPGSCGGMYTANTMASAIEALGLSLPNSSAQLAVGAEKKDDCRRAGAAALALLKAGIRPSDILTKKAFENAITVVIALAGSTNAVLHLLAMAHTAKVKLSIDDFTRIGKRVPVLADLKPSGKYNMSHLVRVGGLPPLMKVLLDAGLLHGDVLTVTGKTLAENLKDVRPYPVDQDVVRPLSNPIKPDSHLRILYGNLAPEGAVAKITGKEGLRFEGKAITFESEEAALHGILDGKVKAGHVVVIRNEGPRGGPGMREMLGPTSAIMGKGLGKDVALITDGRFSGGSHGFVVGHITPEAAIGGPIAIIRNGDPISIDAVRNELSLNLPAKEIKARLKAWKPKKPKETRGVLAKYAALVTTASEGAVTDKYL, from the coding sequence ATGAGCTCCACAGCAGACCCGCAACGCCCCTATTCCTCCATCGTGCTCGACGGCCCGGACCGCGCTCCCAACCGCTCCATGCTGCGCGCCGTCGGCTTCAAAGACGGCGATTTCAAAAAGCCCGTCGTCGGCATAGCATCAACCTGGAGCATGGTCACACCCTGCAACATGCACATCGACCAGCTCGCCCGCGAAGCGGAGGCAGGCGCCAATGCGGCGGGGGGCAAAGCCATCATTTTTGGAACGATCACCGTATCGGACGCCATTTCCATGGGCACGTCGGGCATGCGCTACTCGCTTGTCTCGCGCGAGGTGATCGCCGACTCGATCGAAACCGTCACAGGCGCGGAGGGTTTCGACGCCCTGGTCACCATCGGCGGATGCGACAAGAACATGCCAGGCTGCGTCATGGCCATGACACGCCTGAACCGGCCCAGCGTGTTTGTCTACGGAGGAACCATCCTGCCAGGCATCCATCCCGACTCAAAGGCGGAATGCGATATTGTCTCGGTGTTTGAAGCTGTGGGAAGACACGCCGCCCACACGCTCGACGACAAGGGCCTCGCGACCATCGAAGGCTGCTCGATTCCCGGTCCTGGTTCCTGCGGCGGCATGTACACCGCCAATACCATGGCCTCCGCAATCGAGGCACTGGGACTCAGCCTGCCAAACAGCTCCGCCCAGCTCGCAGTCGGTGCCGAAAAGAAGGACGACTGCCGCCGCGCCGGTGCCGCCGCGCTCGCCCTGCTCAAGGCAGGTATCCGGCCAAGCGACATCCTGACGAAAAAGGCATTTGAAAACGCCATCACCGTCGTGATCGCCCTCGCTGGCTCGACCAATGCCGTGCTCCACCTGCTTGCCATGGCGCACACCGCCAAAGTCAAACTGTCGATCGATGACTTTACACGCATCGGCAAGCGCGTCCCGGTTCTGGCCGATCTGAAACCATCCGGAAAATACAACATGTCCCACCTGGTCCGCGTCGGTGGCCTTCCCCCGCTCATGAAGGTGCTCCTCGACGCAGGCCTGCTTCACGGCGATGTGCTTACCGTGACCGGCAAGACGCTGGCTGAGAACCTGAAGGATGTACGTCCTTATCCGGTCGATCAGGACGTTGTTCGTCCTCTCTCCAATCCAATCAAGCCCGACAGCCACCTGCGCATTCTCTATGGCAATCTCGCTCCCGAGGGGGCCGTTGCCAAGATCACCGGAAAGGAGGGCCTTCGTTTTGAGGGCAAGGCGATCACGTTCGAGTCGGAGGAGGCCGCCCTGCACGGAATTCTCGATGGCAAGGTCAAGGCCGGCCACGTCGTCGTCATCCGCAATGAGGGGCCGCGCGGCGGCCCCGGCATGCGTGAAATGCTGGGACCCACCAGCGCCATCATGGGCAAGGGCCTCGGCAAGGACGTCGCCCTGATCACGGACGGCCGTTTCTCAGGCGGAAGCCACGGGTTCGTTGTGGGCCACATCACCCCCGAAGCCGCCATCGGGGGCCCCATCGCGATCATTCGAAACGGCGACCCGATTTCGATCGACGCCGTCAGGAATGAACTCTCGCTGAATCTGCCTGCAAAGGAAATCAAGGCCCGCCTCAAGGCGTGGAAACCGAAGAAGCCAAAGGAGACTCGCGGGGTGCTGGCGAAATACGCCGCCTTGGTCACCACCGCGTCCGAGGGCGCCGTGACGGACAAGTATCTCTGA